The DNA segment GATTCCAAATGGCTTGACGGAAGGCCGATGGATACAGACTATATTCCGGAGGACTACGACCTTGGCGGAAGGTCCACTACAGCAGGCGGTAGTATGTGCCGCTACATAATGGACCGGCACGGAAAGCAGACGGGTGTTGCTTTTGTTGATGGCCACGTAGATGCTGTTGCGCTTAGTGATATGTGGACGTTAAAGTGGAATCGCACCTGGCGAGCAAAGCAGGATGTGAAACGTGGCGAAAACTGGGATGGTACTCCGATATATCGCAAACGATAAATAGTTGTATCTTAAGTAAAGAATTGTAAGGCTGTCGGCTTTTGTGTCGGCAGCCTTTTTTTATGCAATCATGTGAAAATAGTTGAAATGTCGCGGTTAAGGCGGTAAAATTTAGATGAAGAGTCTAATTGAGTGGAAGAGAAATGGGGGATATTGCCCTTTTCGCACGAGCGGGGCTGGGCGCGATCAGGGCTGAGGGACCAGTCCCAAGGAGAGTGTGCAATGGAGAAGCGACGGGTAAGAGGTTTTACGCTGATCGAACTGCTTGTTGTTATTGCGATCATTGCTCTTTTGCTGGCGATAATGATGCCGGCGCTGGGGATGGTCAAGGAGAAGGCTCGCGGCGTTGTTTGTCGAACGAATTTGAAAACCATGGGTTTGGCCGGCAAATTGTATGCCGAGGAAGAGGGGGGGCGGTTGCCCGAGCTTAATTTCGTGGAAGGCCTGTGGATCGACAAACTGACAGTTTATATGGCCGAGGTGGATGAGGCACGTTACTGCCCTATGGCGAAGAAGAATATCGGCGAGGAAAGAGGACTTTATCAATTTGGAAGCGCTTTTGAGAGCTGGATGTGGAACTACGATGACGATGAGATTCAAGAGTATGGCAGTTATTGCCCCAATGGCTGGTTTACAGATTGGGCAGCGAACAGCAGTCCTCCTTATAATACGCCTGCTGAAAACTATTTCAAGCATATAAACACTGTACGGCAGGCATCCAATGTGCCAATTTTTGCAGATGCCAGGTGGTGTGATGGATGGGTGTACGAGGATGCTTACGTTCCCGAGGATTACGACTTGGAGACGGGAGAATCCGACGCTGGGTATGCTACAACTGCCGGGGGTGCGATGGTAAGGTATATTTCTAACCGGCACGGCAAGAGAACCAATGTGGTATTTGCAGACGGTCATGCTGAGGCAGTGGATCTGAGTGAGATGTGGTCGTTGAAGTGGCACATGAACTGGAAGCCTAAGCATGATGTGAAACGCGGCCCTGACCATGATGGTACACCGATCTATCGAGATTAGTAGTTGAGAGCAAAACAGATTTGAACAGTATACATAGGTCGCTGGTGGGGACTGGCGGCCTTTTTTGTGCGCGGGGGTTTTATAGGAGGGCGGTCATGCCCATTTCTTTGAATTGTGAGGGGGTTACGTGGAGGAGGGACTTGAATGCTCTGGTGAAGTGGGTTGGGCGGTCGTAGCCGAGTCGGGCGGCGATCTGTTTGTTGGAGAGGGTGGTTTCGCGGAGGAGTTTGCAGGCGAGGATCATTTTCTGGCGGAGGATGTATTCCTGGAGCGTCATGCCGATGTGTTCCTTGAAGACGCGGGAGAGGTGTTCGCGGGAGACGGTGAGCTGGTGTGCAATTTCGGAGATGCGGACGGGGCCGGTGATGTTGTCGGTGATCATCTGCTGTGTTCTGCGGACGAGTATGCTTCGGGCGTCGTCGGGGTGCTGTGACCAGCAGCTTGCTGTGAGGGCGGAGATAACCTCGGTGACGAGTTTTAGGGCGTCGAAGGGGGTGAGGTCGCAGGTGAGGCCGTTGTAGTTTTTGTACTTGAGAAGTTTCCGGATTATTGTGGTGTCGGGGGGTAGGTTGTATATGTTGCCGTTGCGGGCGATGAGTTCGCGGACCATTTTTGTTGCGGTGTCGCCTATGAAGCCCATCCAGAAGAATTCCCAGGGTTCGGCTGCATTTTCGGGGTAGTAGTATTCGAATTCGGGTGCGCGGACGTCGCAGAGGAAGCAGGTGCCGGGTGTGAGGCTGTAGGTGCCTGAGCTGTCGCGGAGTTCGCCGCGTCCTGAGAGGGTGTATTTGATGAAGCAGTGTTTTTCGCCCTGTCTGAAGGGGCCCTCGTTGTAGTAGGATGGGGAGCTGTGTACCTCTCTTTCGATGCAGAGCGGGCGGGGGAAGGAGGCGAGGGGTTGTATGACCTGAAATTTTACGTTCCAGATATTCATGGGGTCACATTATGGTCATCAATATCACTAATCGGCCGATTTTTGGGCTTTATTCTTGCTCTGCGATTCGCTATTATACTTGGGACGGGTTGTGTGAGTCAATCACATTTTGATGATATAGATGGTTTACAGCCGGTCAAAAGGCCGGAAACAGGGTTTTTCGGGCTTCAGCTTGTGTGGTGGTCAATGCATCCGGGTGTTTTGGCGGGTGCTAAGATTTCTGCCGCTATGATAAGTTAGGGAGAGAATGCACATCTTTGAGGTTGGCGACGGGCTGATCAGGGTTTTACTGTCATTAGATTTTTTATATGGAGATACGGTATGAGCAGGAAGTCACTCGCGTTTTTAAGTTTAGTGTTGATGATCTGTCTTGGTGCGGCAGGGGCTGCTGAGACGGCTACTATCGAGTCCGATGTTCTGGCGGTAGAGGTGGATACGGCTTTTCCGCGGGTGGTCAAGTATACGTGGAAGGAAAGCGGGGCCGTGATGTACGGTCAGGAGAACGAGCTGGAGCAGTTCAAGATCAACGGCGAGGCGATGAAGCCTGCGAAGATCGAATTTTCCAGGAGCGACGACAGCGCGAAGTACGCTGTGCGGGCGAGGAACACGCGGTTCAATGTCGTGATGAATGTGGCTGAGAATGTGCTGGAGTTTCGGATCACGGACATTCGTGACGGGGGGTGGCATTATGTGAAGACCATCGAGATACCGAATCACAGTCTGTTTTCGGTAAGGAGTGATCAGCCTGGTGCGCAGGTTACGGCGGCGAAGGTGTGGCCGAGCAATGGTTGTATGGAAGAATTCGTGCAGGTAGCGAGTGCGGCGACGGACGTTAATCCTGTGAGCAGGACCTATGTGCTTTTGAATACGGACGAGCTTGCGGCATCGATCGAGAATAATGTTCTGATGGACAGCAGCCGGGTGTACTATCAGACGGTGGATAACGGCGGGTACAAGTCGTGCGGGGTGAGTAATCCCGCGTGGACGTATCGCGAGATCGAATCGGAGATTTATGAAGAGCCTTACTGCAAGGTCGTGATAACGGACGACGTGAACGGCGACGATGAGGTTAGCTGGCAGGACGCGGCGATAGAGCATCGCAAGATCATGTACAATCCGCAGGGAGCGGAAGAGATCAAGACGGACGTGGTTTCGCAGATCGCGATGAATTTTGCGAGCCTGGCCCAGCATCCGTTTTTGAAGGTGCTGGACGATATCAAGATGGTTTATCTGTACACGGATGGGCTGGGTCAGACGGTGCAGTTCAAGGGTTATCAGTCGGAGGGGCATGACAGTGCTCATCCGGATTACGGCAACAACTTCAATATGCGGGCAGGCGGGCTGGACGATTTCAATTTCGTGACGAAGAAGCTGCACGACTGGAACTGCAAGCCTGGCGTTCATATAAACTGCACGGAGTATTATCCGGAGGCGAAGTATTACAGTGACGATCTGCTGACGGGCAGAAGGGGCTGGGCGTGGCTGGATCAGTCGATCTATGCGGATAAGCGGTATGATATCGTGAGCGGCAAGCTGTATCACAGGCTGGATGAGCTGGCGGAGAACGCGCCTTACCTGGACTGGATCTATGTGGATGTTTATTTTGGTGTCGGCTGGGACAGTTGGAAGCTGACGAGCAGGCTGAATGATAACGGCTGGGACGCATATACGGAATTTGAAGGTATGATGGAGCGGGACGCTGTCTGGATCCACAGGTCGCAGAAGCATGCGGGGCTGGGCGTGAGCAGCAAGGTCATTCGGTTCATCAAGAACCACCAGAAGGACGTTTGGACGCATGGGCCGTTGCTGAGGGGCAGCTACAACCTTGGGTTTATGGGTTGGCACGCTGAGAATAATATCAATCCGTTCATCTATAACGTGTTTACGAATAATCTGCCGAGCAAGTACATGCAGCATTTCGAGATCATGAAGTGGGAAGACGGCAGGGTCGATTTTACTGACGGCGTGCATGTTGCGAAAGAGGCGGACGGCAAGGTCAATCTTTATAAGGACGGCAAGCTGCTGGCGAGTGGTGTTTACGATGCGAAGAAACGCCGAATGGTCGAGAATCAGCTTTTCATTCCGTGGAGTCCGTATGATGAGACGAAGATATATCACTGGAACGATGCGGGCGGTGAGACTGAGTGGACGCTGCCTGCCAGTTGGAGCGGTGCCGGGTCGGTCAAGCTTTATCAGTTGAGTGATGCGGGCAGGACGTTTGTAGGTGATGTCGATGTTAGCGGCGGCAAGGTGACGCTGGATGTTGAAGCGGGTACGCCTTACGTTGTGTATAAGAGTGAACCGAAGCCTTATCCTGATATGAAGTGGGGTGAGGGGCAGTTGGTAAAGGATGCTCAGTTCAACAGTCATGGATTTGAGTACTGGAGCAAGAGCAGTTCGGCTGGCAGTACCGATCATATTACGATGGAGAATGATGAACGCGGGCAGACGCATTTGAATGTTGCCGGCAACGGCGGTGCGGATGCTATGGTTTCGCAGAAGATGACGGGGCTGGAAGGCGGCCAGAGGTATTCGGCGTCGGTATGGGCGCAGATCACTGGTGAGCGTAAGGCGACGTTCGGTGTGAAGGTCGGCGGTGAGGAGATCAGCAAGACGATCCGCAAGACGGATGTGCCGAACTATTCGTACTGTTCGGACAAGGCGTGGACGCGTTATCAGCGGATCAGGGTGTTCTTTACTGTGCCTGAGGGTCAGAGTGAAGCGACGGTGTTTATGGCGGCCAGTGAAGGCGGTGAGGACGCAGTAGTTGAGTTTGATGATGTGCGTGTTATCGAAGCGCCGGCCAAGGATAATAACGGCCACTGGTACTACCAGGACTTTGAGTGGACGGATGAGGGCTGGGGGCCGTTCGTGTTCGCGATCCGCAGTGATACGCATACGCATCTTTCGGAGACCCACGAGCCTTACACGGATGATACTATCAACGGGCAGTTCTCGCTGAAGACTCGCAATGAGCGGCAGGGGCTGGTTTACAGAACGACTGAAGGGCTGCTGCGGTTTGAGCCCAATACGACGTACACGGTGAGCTTTGAGTATCTGCAGGACAATGGCGGTCAGTACAGTGTAGTCGTGGGAAGCAATGACGGCGGTGAGGATGCGATGAAGGTTGACGAGAAGCTGCAGGGCAGTCGCGGCAGATATGTCGCTACGTTTACGACGGGTGACTATGACGATTGTTATATCGGTATCAGAAAGAACGATCGCAAGGGCGGCAGGATGGTTATGGACGATCTTGCGATCGATGTGAAATAGCATCGGCTAAGTGAATTGAGAGTGTGTGTTGCCGGGTGGCGGCTGGAGAGTCGCCTCTCGGCATGTTTTGGTTTTTAGGTAGAAGCCTGGACGAATAATTGAGAGTCAGGATTTTTGCGTTGAGCTGCGGTTTGACGTGTGTTCAGTTTTTATGAAAGGTAAGTAAATGACTTTTATTGACTGGGGAATTGTCGTTTTACTGATAGGTCTGATGACCTGGGCGGCGTGGCATACGACGAGATACAATCGTAGTGTTGCGGATTTTCTGGCTGCGAACAGATGTGCCGGCCGTTATATCATGGGTGTGTCGGACGGCATTGCGAATGTCGGTGCGATCAGCATTATCATGGTGTGGGAGATGTACTATCGGGCTGGCTTTTCGGTTGCCTGGTGGGCTCTGGTCATGCTTGTGGTGCAGGTTATCGTTGCGCTGACGGGGTGGATCGCGTACAGGTACAGGCAGTCTCGGGCGCTGACGCTGGCGCAGTTGCTGGAGATGCGGTACAATAAGAGCTTTCGTATATTCTGCGGGTTCGTGCTGTTTATCTCGGGTACGCTGAACTTTGGTATTTTCCCGGCAGTGGGAGCGAAATTCTTCCAGCATTTCTGCGGTCTTCCAAAAGACATTATATGGCAGGTCGGGCCGATGGAAGTAGATGCGGTCTATCTTTCGATAATGCTGGCTCTGCTTGCGATCTCTCTTTACTTTACATTTGCCGGCGGACAGATCACGGTGATGATCACGGACTTTATTCAGGGGACGACGTTTAACATCGCGCTGTGCCTTGTGATTGTGTTCGTTATGTGGAAGATGCCGTGGGCGGATATTATGGACTCGCTTTCGAACAAGGCGGCGGGTGAGTCGATGATCCATCCGTTCAGATCGGCGAAGACGGAGGACTACAATTATTCGTTTTATCTGATCCAGGCGCTGATCATTTTCTGGACGTTCATGGCGTGGCAGGGGGCGCAGGGATATTTCGCGGCGGCCAAGAATGCTCACGAGGCGCGTATGGGCCGTGTGATGGGTAACTGGCGTATTCTGACGCAGCAGATGCTTGTGCTTATACTGCCTATCGCTGCGTATACGATGCTGCACAATCCGAACTGGGCCGATATGGCTGCGGGTGCACATCAGGAGCTGAACCAGATCGGTAACGAGACTATCCGGACGCAGGTGACGACTTCGGTGGGATTGCGGTATCTGCTTCCCGTGGGATTGACGGGTGCGTTGTCGGCTGTGCTGCTGGCGGCGTTTATCAGTACGCACGATACTTATCTGCATTCGTGGGGAAGCATCTTCATTCAGGATGTCGTTCTTCCGCTGCGGGGCGGTAAGCCTTTGGATAAGAAGACGCATATGCGGTGGCTTCGTTATGCTATATTTGGTGTGGCGATATTTATTTTCCTGTTCAGTCTGTTCTTTTCGCAGAATGATACGATCGCGATGTATTTCGCGCTGACCGGTACGATCTGGCTTGGCGGTGCTGGTGCTGTTATCGTGGGCGGACTCTATACGCGATGGGGCACTACGGCAGGTGCTTATGCCGCAGTGTTCGGTGCGATCATTATCGCGGTTACGATCTTTACGTGTCAGAGGATCTGGCCTGACCTTTACCATACGGTTGAAAAGGGCAGGGTCAGTTATCTGCAGCTTGACGGTGCGAACGAAAGCGAGCTTAACAGCAAGTATAACCTTGAGGGCAGTGCGGAGTTTGTGCAGGGCGGCAGGTTTGACGGCGCCCTGGAGCTTGACGGCAAGGGATATTTGACAGTTGACGATTTTGAAGGTATCGGCGGGACAGATGCGCGGACCGTGAGCTACTGGATAAACGTTGAAAAGCCCGGGACGGTTCTGAGCTGGGGGAGAGAAGGTGACGGCAAGCAGTGGACGATGAGTGTCGTTCGGCGAGTCGCTACCGAAGCCGGCAAGGAGATAGAGACTGGCGTTGTTCGGCTGGATGTCGGCGGTGCGACGGTTACGGGTAATCTCAACGTGATGGACGGTGCGTGGCACCATGTGGCGGCGGTTGTAGATGAGAATCGCGGCACTACTGTGGATGATCTGGAGCTGTGGATCGACGGCAAGTTCCAGGAACGCAGTAAGATTGAGAATGCTGAGCTGGCGATAGATACGGCAGGCGATACGCCGGTAAGACTCGGTACGGGTATTGACGGTCAGGCGGCGTTTGAGGGCATGATCGACGAGGTCAGTGTCTATAACCGACCCGTGACTAGGAAGCTGCCGGACAGTGATAAGGCAGAGCCCGAAGAGTCGCTGCACTTTGAGATGGATATTCTCAAGGGGCTGGAATTCCAGAAGGTCAGTTTTGCGGGCATGAAGCTGACTGTTAATTCGCAGTGGGGAATGCTGTATGCGATGGTGAGTACGGCGATCCTTTATACGGTTGTTTCGCTGCTGACGATGAAGAAGAAGTTCAACCTGGACAAGCTGCTGCACAGGGGCAAGTATGCTCTTGCGGAAGATGAGACGCAGGTTACTGATGAGCCGGTCAAGGGGCTCGGGACGCTGATCGGTATGGGCAAGGATTTCGATCTGAAGGATAAGATCGTTTACTCTTCGATCACCGGCTGGTCGGTCGTATGGGGTATCGTGTTTATCGCGGGCTGGATCCATAACGCCAATACTGAGGGCTTTTCCGAGTCGACATGGGGCAAGTTCTGGCAGTTCTATGTATGGCTGTCGGTTGTGCTCGGCGTGATAACTACGGTATGGTTCACGATCGGCGGTATCAAGGATGCGAAGGATCTGTTCCGTACGCTCGAGACGAAGGTTCGTAACGATGCAGATGACGGTTCGGTTTCGCATGCTGATGAAGATGACGAAGATGAGGGCGAAGCCGCGTAGTCAGGTTAGAGTGTTTCACGATGTGTTCGTTTGAATGATGTATTTCCAGGGGCCTGGAGATGTGAAAATGTTTCCGGGCTCCCTTTTTTGTTTTTGATTTTGCGTGATGTTTGAGAGGTGATATTCGTGAGTAAGTATAAGGAACTCGAGAAGAAGGGTACCGATGGTTTCGTGACGCTGCCTGCGGAGAGCGGGCAGGAAGAGAAGGTCGTGGAGCTGATCAACAAGTGGGGTTCGGATGCGATACGTGACAGTGACGGTACTGAGCTGAGCCCGGAGCTGGTGGAGCTCGGCAAGCAGGTTTATTCGACTATCTGCCTGGTAAGGGCGGATCAGGAATGGCCGAGGAAGAACTGGGATAAGCTGCCGCAGAAATTCTTGATGAGTGAGCATGTGACGGCGACTTCGGACAAGGTCGAGATCGACCCGATGGAGAACTATTTTCGGGAGAAGTACGAGATCGACCGCAATCATGATGAGAAGGAATGGTGGCAGGTGTTCGATCGGACGACTGGCGAGGAGGTTAGTACGGATGACTGGGAGTTTGACGGTGACCGCGGGCTGGTGGTTATCAAAAATGCGAAGAAGTTCCATGTCTATACGGTGAATTTTCTCGTTTACCAGATATGGGATTCGACGTCGATGTACAACCATATCTCGAACGGGTGGACGTGTCCGCATGTGGTCAGTACCGAGCCTTATCACGCGGATGCTCGCAAGCATTTGATGGATTATTTCGATAACTGGCTTGAGACGCATCCGAATACTGATGTCGTGCGGCTTACGACGCTGGCGTATCATTTTGTGCTGGACAGCGATAAGCATGGCGTGGACAAGTACCGTGACTGGGTCGGTTATATGGACACGGTGACGGTCGAAGCGCTGCAGGATTTTGAGAAGGAGTACGGCTATCGGCTAACTTCGGAAGACTTTGTCGATGAGGGTTATTACAACGCTACGTATCGTGTGCCGAAGAAGCGGTATCTGGATTGGATGCAGTTCATTCACAAGTTCGTGATCGAGTTCGGCAAGGAGCTGGTGGACAAGGTTCATGCGGCAGGCAAGAAGGCTGCGATTTTTCAGGGTGACCACTGGGTGGGTGTTGAGCCTTACAGTGACGATTATCCGAAGATGGGCATCGATATCAATGTCGGTGCGTGTGAGGATGGTGTTGCGTTGAGGCGGCTGGCGGATTCACCGTGGGATGAGGTTAAGGAAATTCGGCTGTATCCTTATTTCTTCCCGGATGTGTTCTGCGAGGGCGGCAAGCCTACGGAAGAGTCCGTGAGCAACTGGGTGAAGATCAGGCGGGCGATGCTTCGCAAGCCAATCGACAGGATCGGTTACGGGGGGTATTTGAGCCTGGCGAAGAAGTTCCCGGAATTTGTCGAGCAGGTGAGCGGTCTTTGTGACGAGTTCAGGCAGATCAAGGAGAACAGCGGCAAGACTGAGCCTTACAGTGCGCCGGTGAAGGTTGCAATACTTAATGCGTGGGGCAAGTGGCGAAGTTGGCTGAATAATTTCGGGCGTGATCAGAAGTTCTTTATAAAGCGGCCCGACGTGATCGCTGTTGCCGGATCTAATCTGCTGGAGTGCATCAGCGGATTGCCGGTCGAGATACAGTTTATGAGCTTCGATGATATTCTCACAGGCGGTGTGCCGGACGATGTCGATGTAATCATTAATGACGGCGAGGACGGAACTGCTTGGAGCGGCGGTGAGTGGTGGGTCAATGAGCAGATCGTATCGACGATCCGCGAGTGGATCTACAACGGCGGGGGCTTCGTGGGCAATCTCGGGCCGAGTGCGTACCAGCATCAGGGCAGGTATTTCCAGTTGAGCGATGTTATGGGCGTCGAGCGTGAGATCGGCAACCAGGTTATGGCGGCTGGTCGCAAGTTTGAGGAAAGCGGTGAGCACTTTATTACGGCTGATGCCGGCGGCAAACTGGACTTCGGCACGGACAAGAGCTATGTCTTTGCGAGTAGTGAGGATGTGCGTGTGCTGGAGGCGAACGGTTTGCATATTCGGCTGGCGGCGAAAGATTTCGGCAAGGGCAGGGCGGTGTATATGGCTGGTCTGCCTTACAGTATCGACAACAGCAGGATGCTGCACAGGGCGCTGCTTTGGTCGGCTGGTCAGGAGAGCGAGCTGAAGAAGTGGTTCAGCTCGAATGTCAATACCGAATGTGCGGCGTATCCTGAGAAGAAATGCTTTGTGGTTGTGAACAACGCGAGCAGCGAGCAGACGACGACGGTTTATGACGGTGATGGCGAGTCGTTCGAGTTGACGCTGGATGCTTACGGCAGTAAGTGGTTCAGTATGGAGTAGGAAAGTCGCTCTAGACATGAGTTTTATATAAGCCGGCAGGGTTTTTTATGATCTTGCCGGTTTTTTTGCGTTTATGGGGTGTTTGGAACGTCCTTTTTGCGGAGTTGATTAATAAGGGCGAATCTGCTACATTTAATTGTTGTGGGTTTCTTAACTTTTTACGGCTTTAATCCGGTTGGAGTGCGGCATTGTCGGCAGATCGGATACGTATTCGGTAATCGAAAGGACTTGATTGTGTTTAAGTGCAGATTTTTGTGGGTTTGTGTTGTTGGGCTTTCTTTTTTTGCGGTTTCTTCGGGACAGGCGGTTACGATTGATGATGCCGATGAGCCGGTAGCGATAGATATGTGGCTGATGAGCGGTCCTTTCGATGTGCCGATGCCGGTGGATGCGGAAGAGGAGAATATTTTTGATAAGACGTATGGGATTGACGATCAGCTCAAGTTTGATTTTGTGAATGTGGATGAACTGCGGCCCGGGGCGGGGGATGGGTTTGCGTGGAGTACTGCTGAGCGATCGAGCTGGAAGGTGAGCGGGGCGGATGGATCGGGTAAGCTGGAGCTGGGGGGCGGCGAGGGTGACGTGCCGCAGGTGTATTATCTGGCGGCGTATGTTAGTGTGGATCGGTGGACGCAGGCGGATCTGACGCTGAAGAGCTGTCATCTGCTGGAGGTGTTCGTTGACGGTGAGTCGGTCAAAACGAAGACGTCGTCGCAGAAGCCGGGTGATGACGGGGAGGCGAGTGCGGGGGAGCTCAAGGCGGAACTGAAGCTGGATACGGGAAAGCATCTGGTGGTCGTGAAGTGTCTGCGTGATCCGGAGAATGCGGCTGGGTGGTTTGTAGAGTCAGTGTTGAAGGTTGATGAAAAGACGGTACCTGCTGAGATGAGTTTCGATCTTGCTCCGGCGGGGCCGATAAGTCTTTCGGAGGCGATGGACGCGGCGAATGTTTCGCATGTGTCGGTGTCGCCGGACGGTTCGGTCGCGGCAGTGGTTCAGTGGCAGTATCTGGACGGCGGGGACAGTCATGAGTACTGGCTGGAGCTACGGCGGGTCAGTGACGGAGAGCTGCTGCGGACTTATCGCGGGCCGATCAGTATCAAGTCGCCGGAGTGGACGCCGGACGGCAGGGCGATAAGTTTTGTCGATCGGGACGGGGGCAAGAGTACGATATGGGTGATGGATATTGAGAGCGGGATGATGGAGCCGGTGCTGCGGGGAGTGAAGGATTTTGGCGGGTATTCATGGTCGCCGGACGGGTCGTTCATTATTTACAGCGTTACGGAGAAGGAGTCGGCGGATTCTCTGGGTGTGCATCATGTGAGGGATCTGGACAGGCGTGACGGGAGGACTCGGAGCGAGAGTTATCTGTACCTGCTGAACGTGGAGGCGGGGACGAAGAGGCGGCTGACGTTTGGTGACCCGGGGACACGGCTGCAGGATATCAGCCCGGACTGTGAGCGGATCATTTACAGCAGGAGCTGGCGGGATTATAGCGAGAGGCCCTTCTCGAAGAGCGAGTTTGTTGAGCTGGATCTTGAGACGATGGAGGCGAGGGAGCTTTGGGAGAACAATTGGTACGCTGGTGCCGAGTATTCGCCGGACGGTAAGAGGCTGCTGGTGGTAGGCGGGCCCGACATGTTTGGCGGAGCGGGTAGGAATACGCCGAGCGAAACTATTTCGAATGCGTATGACAGCCAGGCGTTTATCTATGACCTGGAGACGACGAGCATCGATCCGATCACGAAGGATTTCAGGCCGGAGATCAAGAACGGGGCGTGGAACGATTTTGACGGCAAGATATACTTCGAGACAGCGGATAAGGCGTTTGTTCGGATCTACAGGTATGATCCGGACAGCCGGGAGTTTGAGATGGTCGAGACGGACAGGGAGGTTGCGAGTGATTGGGATATGGCGGATAAGGCGGGGGTGGCTGTTTACGAGGCTGCGAGTACGAATGTGCCGGGGGAAGTGTTTGCGATGGAGCTTGCGAGCGGACAGAAGTGGACCCTTGTTGAGCCTGATGCGGAGTTTTGGGAGCGGATCGAGCTTGCTGAGGTGAAGGACTGGTCGTTTGAGAACGAAGACGGCGATGAGATCATGGGGCGGGTTTATTATCCGCTGGATTTTGATCCCGCGAGGAAGTATCCGTGTATCGTTTATTATTATAGTGGGACGAGTCCAACGTCGCGTAACTTCAGTACGAGCTTTCACAGGTATGCGGCGAATGGTTATGTTACGTATGTTTTGCAGCCCAGCGGTGCGGTCGGGTTCGGGCAGGAGTTTTCGGCCAAGCATGTCAATGACTGGGGTAAGAAGGTTGCTGGCGAGATCATTACGGGCGTGAAGAAGCTCGTTGAGGAGCATGATTTTATCGATGCCGAGCGGATCGGCTGTACGGGCGGTTCGTATGGCGGGTTCATGACGATGTATCTGCAGACGCAGACGGACATTTTCAGTGCGGCTGTTTCGCATGCGGGTATCAGCTCGATCGCAGGTTACTGGGGAGAGGGCTACAGCGGTTTCGGTTATTGTGCGATCTCGGCGGCGGAGAGTTATCCGTGGAACCGGTGGGATATTTATGTGAATCAGAGCCCGCTGTTCAACGCGGACAAGATACACACGCCTTTGCTGCTTACGCATGGGACAGCAGATACGAACGTGCCCACTGGACAGAGTACTCAGATGTATACTGCGCTGAAGCTGCTGGGTCGGCCCGTTGAGATGCTGGAGTTCAAGGGTGAGGGGCACGGCATTGGTAATTACAAGAGGCGGGTTGCTGCTGCGAAGGCGAAGCTGGCGTGGTTCGATAAGTATCTCAAGGACCAGCCGCAATGGTGGGACGATATGTATGGGGAGGATGAGTAGCGAGGTTAAGCTTTTTGTGTACAAGGGATTTCATGACGCCGGCTGATTTGCTTCAGTCGGCGTTTTTGCAATGGCGCTCGATGTGCTTTTTGACGGTTCGGCGGTCGAGGGCGGTTCGGCGGGCGACTTCGCCGAGGGTGCCGTATTTATCGTAGAGTGTTGCGCAGTAGCGGG comes from the Anaerohalosphaera lusitana genome and includes:
- a CDS encoding sodium:solute symporter family transporter, translating into MTFIDWGIVVLLIGLMTWAAWHTTRYNRSVADFLAANRCAGRYIMGVSDGIANVGAISIIMVWEMYYRAGFSVAWWALVMLVVQVIVALTGWIAYRYRQSRALTLAQLLEMRYNKSFRIFCGFVLFISGTLNFGIFPAVGAKFFQHFCGLPKDIIWQVGPMEVDAVYLSIMLALLAISLYFTFAGGQITVMITDFIQGTTFNIALCLVIVFVMWKMPWADIMDSLSNKAAGESMIHPFRSAKTEDYNYSFYLIQALIIFWTFMAWQGAQGYFAAAKNAHEARMGRVMGNWRILTQQMLVLILPIAAYTMLHNPNWADMAAGAHQELNQIGNETIRTQVTTSVGLRYLLPVGLTGALSAVLLAAFISTHDTYLHSWGSIFIQDVVLPLRGGKPLDKKTHMRWLRYAIFGVAIFIFLFSLFFSQNDTIAMYFALTGTIWLGGAGAVIVGGLYTRWGTTAGAYAAVFGAIIIAVTIFTCQRIWPDLYHTVEKGRVSYLQLDGANESELNSKYNLEGSAEFVQGGRFDGALELDGKGYLTVDDFEGIGGTDARTVSYWINVEKPGTVLSWGREGDGKQWTMSVVRRVATEAGKEIETGVVRLDVGGATVTGNLNVMDGAWHHVAAVVDENRGTTVDDLELWIDGKFQERSKIENAELAIDTAGDTPVRLGTGIDGQAAFEGMIDEVSVYNRPVTRKLPDSDKAEPEESLHFEMDILKGLEFQKVSFAGMKLTVNSQWGMLYAMVSTAILYTVVSLLTMKKKFNLDKLLHRGKYALAEDETQVTDEPVKGLGTLIGMGKDFDLKDKIVYSSITGWSVVWGIVFIAGWIHNANTEGFSESTWGKFWQFYVWLSVVLGVITTVWFTIGGIKDAKDLFRTLETKVRNDADDGSVSHADEDDEDEGEAA
- the gnpA gene encoding 1,3-beta-galactosyl-N-acetylhexosamine phosphorylase produces the protein MSKYKELEKKGTDGFVTLPAESGQEEKVVELINKWGSDAIRDSDGTELSPELVELGKQVYSTICLVRADQEWPRKNWDKLPQKFLMSEHVTATSDKVEIDPMENYFREKYEIDRNHDEKEWWQVFDRTTGEEVSTDDWEFDGDRGLVVIKNAKKFHVYTVNFLVYQIWDSTSMYNHISNGWTCPHVVSTEPYHADARKHLMDYFDNWLETHPNTDVVRLTTLAYHFVLDSDKHGVDKYRDWVGYMDTVTVEALQDFEKEYGYRLTSEDFVDEGYYNATYRVPKKRYLDWMQFIHKFVIEFGKELVDKVHAAGKKAAIFQGDHWVGVEPYSDDYPKMGIDINVGACEDGVALRRLADSPWDEVKEIRLYPYFFPDVFCEGGKPTEESVSNWVKIRRAMLRKPIDRIGYGGYLSLAKKFPEFVEQVSGLCDEFRQIKENSGKTEPYSAPVKVAILNAWGKWRSWLNNFGRDQKFFIKRPDVIAVAGSNLLECISGLPVEIQFMSFDDILTGGVPDDVDVIINDGEDGTAWSGGEWWVNEQIVSTIREWIYNGGGFVGNLGPSAYQHQGRYFQLSDVMGVEREIGNQVMAAGRKFEESGEHFITADAGGKLDFGTDKSYVFASSEDVRVLEANGLHIRLAAKDFGKGRAVYMAGLPYSIDNSRMLHRALLWSAGQESELKKWFSSNVNTECAAYPEKKCFVVVNNASSEQTTTVYDGDGESFELTLDAYGSKWFSME